A genomic window from Acidimicrobiales bacterium includes:
- the tpiA gene encoding triose-phosphate isomerase — protein MTKRRPLVSGNWKMNLNHFEAIQAVQKLAYRLTAEDHATRDVSVHPPFTDLRSVQTVLESDDIPIALGAQNCHWAESGAYTGEVSPVMLAKLNVAYVIVGHSERRQLFGETDAIVAAKLRAVLAHGMTPILCVGETLVQREAAEAESTVTSQLAAAFSASFEDEPDAAPVPAGRPLAAHQVGQLVIAYEPIWAIGTGQHATPEDAQGMCRTIRESVAEHAGKEVAAALRVQYGGSVTATNAPDLLTQDDIDGALVGGASLDP, from the coding sequence ATGACCAAGCGACGACCCCTCGTGAGCGGCAACTGGAAGATGAACCTCAACCACTTCGAGGCCATCCAGGCCGTGCAGAAGCTCGCCTACCGCCTGACGGCGGAGGACCACGCCACTCGGGACGTCTCTGTGCACCCACCCTTTACCGATCTTCGATCGGTCCAGACCGTGCTGGAGTCCGACGACATACCCATCGCCCTCGGGGCCCAGAACTGCCACTGGGCCGAGTCGGGCGCCTACACCGGCGAGGTCAGTCCGGTCATGCTGGCCAAGCTCAACGTGGCCTACGTGATCGTGGGGCATTCGGAGCGGCGGCAGCTCTTCGGGGAGACCGATGCGATCGTGGCGGCCAAGCTGCGCGCCGTGTTGGCCCATGGGATGACGCCCATCCTCTGCGTGGGCGAGACACTGGTCCAGCGGGAGGCGGCAGAAGCCGAGAGCACCGTGACGTCCCAGCTGGCGGCCGCCTTCTCCGCTTCGTTCGAGGATGAGCCCGACGCGGCTCCGGTACCGGCGGGGCGGCCACTCGCTGCCCACCAGGTGGGCCAGCTGGTGATCGCCTACGAGCCGATCTGGGCCATCGGCACCGGCCAGCACGCCACGCCCGAGGACGCCCAAGGCATGTGCCGAACCATTCGGGAGAGCGTCGCCGAGCACGCGGGCAAGGAGGTCGCCGCCGCCCTCCGGGTCCAGTATGGGGGCTCGGTGACGGCAACCAACGCGCCCGACCTGTTGACCCAGGACGACATCGACGGTGCCCTCGTCGGCGGGGCCAGCCTGGATCC